From Longimicrobiaceae bacterium, the proteins below share one genomic window:
- a CDS encoding NAD(P)/FAD-dependent oxidoreductase, whose amino-acid sequence MAADTRTYRIPHVVIVGGGFGGLQAARALRHAPVTLTLVDRRNHHLFQPLLYQVATAALSPADIATPIRSVLRRQANAEVQMGEVETVDTAAREVVLGDGRRLAYDFLIVATGATHAYFGHPEWAPFAPGLKTVEDATEIRRRFLLAFEAAEQEPDPERRRSLLTFAVVGAGPTGTEMAGAMAEIARHSLIRDFRHIDPKTARIILLEGGPRVLTAYDPSLSEKAKCALEKMGVEVRTGAIVTGIDVESVHVGGERIPARNVVWAAGVTASPLGKALGVPTDRVGRVLVQPDCSIPGHPEVFVVGDLASLAGRGGQQLPGVAQVAIQQGRAAAENIRRLLKHQPTQPFSYFDKGNLATIGRRKALLQTGKIKIFGWIAWMAWLFIHIFFLIGFRNRISVFVQWAWSYLTWQRGARLITGDVGPELAPPGRPLGAPHPGNRRVAEARQAEAGGTTAPADDESPGYMSGDRDQAAAPGAK is encoded by the coding sequence ATGGCAGCGGACACGCGCACCTATCGGATTCCGCACGTGGTGATCGTGGGCGGCGGCTTCGGCGGCCTGCAGGCGGCGCGGGCGCTGCGGCACGCGCCGGTCACGCTCACGCTGGTGGACCGCCGCAACCACCACCTCTTCCAGCCGCTGCTGTACCAGGTCGCCACCGCCGCGCTGTCCCCGGCAGACATCGCCACGCCCATCCGCAGCGTGCTGCGGCGCCAGGCCAACGCCGAGGTGCAGATGGGCGAGGTGGAGACGGTGGACACCGCCGCGCGCGAGGTGGTGCTGGGCGACGGGCGGCGCCTGGCGTACGACTTCCTGATCGTGGCCACCGGCGCGACGCACGCGTACTTCGGCCATCCGGAGTGGGCGCCGTTCGCGCCGGGGCTGAAGACGGTGGAGGACGCCACCGAGATCCGCCGCCGCTTCCTGCTCGCGTTCGAGGCGGCGGAGCAGGAGCCCGACCCCGAGCGCCGCAGAAGCCTGCTCACCTTCGCCGTGGTGGGCGCCGGGCCCACGGGGACAGAGATGGCGGGCGCGATGGCGGAGATCGCGCGCCACTCGCTCATCCGCGATTTCCGCCACATCGACCCCAAGACGGCGCGCATCATCCTTCTGGAAGGCGGGCCGCGGGTGCTGACGGCGTACGACCCCTCGCTCTCCGAGAAGGCGAAGTGCGCGCTGGAGAAAATGGGCGTGGAGGTGCGGACGGGCGCCATCGTCACCGGCATCGACGTGGAGTCGGTGCACGTGGGCGGCGAACGGATCCCAGCGCGCAACGTGGTGTGGGCGGCGGGCGTCACGGCGTCGCCGCTGGGCAAGGCGCTGGGCGTGCCCACCGACCGCGTGGGCCGCGTGCTGGTGCAGCCGGACTGCTCCATCCCCGGCCACCCGGAGGTGTTCGTGGTGGGCGACCTGGCATCGCTGGCGGGCAGGGGCGGCCAGCAGCTGCCCGGCGTGGCGCAGGTCGCGATCCAGCAGGGCCGCGCGGCGGCGGAGAACATCCGCCGGCTGCTGAAGCACCAGCCCACGCAGCCGTTCTCGTACTTCGACAAGGGCAACCTGGCCACCATCGGGCGGCGGAAGGCGCTGCTGCAGACGGGGAAGATCAAGATCTTCGGCTGGATCGCCTGGATGGCGTGGCTGTTCATCCACATCTTCTTCCTAATCGGCTTCCGCAACCGCATCAGCGTGTTCGTGCAGTGGGCGTGGTCGTACCTCACGTGGCAGCGCGGTGCCCGCCTCATCACCGGCGACGTGGGCCCGGAGCTGGCGCCGCCCGGCCGCCCGCTCGGCGCCCCGCACCCGGGCAACCGCCGCGTCGCCGAGGCCCGCCAGGCCGAAGCCGGCGGCACCACGGCACCGGCCGACGACGAGTCCCCCGGCTACATGAGCGGCGACCGAGACCAAGCCGCCGCCCCCGGCGCCAAGTGA